The DNA sequence CAGGACTTCAAGCGCGTCGGCGACGGCAACGAAGGACCGAACACCGGCGGCATGGGTGCCTACAGCCCGCTCCCGTGGCTGCCCGAGGAAGCCACGCGCCGCATCGTCGACGAGGTCGCGCAGCCCGTCATCACCGAGATGGCGCGTCGCGGCACCCCCTTCCGTGGCCTCCTGTACTGCGGCCTCGCGATGACCTCGAAGGGCATTCGCGTCGTCGAGTTCAACGTGCGTTTCGGCGACCCGGAGACCCAGGCGGTCCTCGAACGCCTCGATTCCGCACTGGCCCCCATCCTGTACGCGGCTGCGACCGGCACTCTCGCCAAGGTCCCCGCACCCGTCTGGAGCGAAGACGCCGCTGTCACGGTCGTCATGGCCTCGGGAGGTTACCCGGGGCCCGCGGATACCGGACATGAGATCACGGGTATCGATGCCGCCGAGGAGCTCGAGGGCGTCCACGTCATCCACGCCGGCACCTCCGAGGAGATCACCGATGACCCGGCCGACGTCGCAGCCGGATGCTGCGGCTTCGAACCGACCTACGCGCTGGTGAACTCCGGTGGCCGAGTCCTGGACGTCGTCGGCCGCGCGGCCACCCTTGACGAGGCCCGGGCACTGGCATATCGCGCAGTGGACCTCATCCACTTCGACGGGGAACACCACCGCAGCGACATCGCGACGTGGCCCGCCGACCTGGCCGTCACCCTCGACTGACAACACACTGAGGAGCACCATGACCGCCACCCTTCACGGCTGGACCCCGCTGAGCGCGGGCAAGGTTCGCGACATATACGCTCCCGACGAGGCCGTGGTCGGCCCCGCGACGCAGACCGCCACCCCGGCGGGTCGTCCGCGCCACGCGAAGGCGGGTCCGGAGGCGCTCCTCATGGTCACTTCTGATCGCATTAGCGCCTACGACTACGTGCTGCCGACGCTCATTCCCGGCAAGGGTGCCGTCCTTAACCAGCTCGCCATCTGGTGGATGGGGCAGCTGCGTCACGTCGTGGAAAACCACCTGCTGGCTGTTGGAGCGAAGGCCCCGGCTGAGGCCTCGCGCGCCCTGGAAGGCGCGCAACCCACGCGCTTCGAGGTGCCCGCGCAGGTGGACGGGCGTGCGGTCGTGTGCCGCAGCCTGCACATGATCCCCATCGAGTGCGTCGTGCGCGGCTATCTGAGCGGCTCCGGCCTGGCCGAGTATCGCCAGAGCGGCTCCGTGTGCGGCATCAATCTGCCCGACGGGCTGACCGAGGCCTCTCGCCTTGAGGAGCCGATCTTCACCCCCGCCGCGAAGGCCGAGGTCGGCGAGCACGACGAGAACATTACCTTCGAGCAGACCGTCGAGCGCGTCGGTGAGGAGCTCGCGGTAGCGATCCGTGACCTGTCGATCGCTCTGTATCGGGCCGCCCGCGACATCGCAGCGCAGCGCGGCATCATCATCGCGGATACCAAGTTCGAGTTCGGCATCGACGTAACCACCGGCGCGCTCGTGCTGGCGGACGAGATCCTGACGCCGGACTCCTCGCGCTTCTGGTCAGCCGAGCAGTGGGTCGAGGGGCAGGTCACCCCCAGCTTCGACAAGCAGTACGTGCGCGACTGGCTGGTCTCCGACGAAGCCGGCTGGGACCGTGCATCGGGCGACAACCCGCCCGCCCTGCCCGACTCCGTGGCAGCCGCGACCGCCGCGCGTTACGTCGAGGCCTACCGCCGACTCACCGGGTCGGACCCCATCCTGTAAGCAAACGTGCCCGCCGGGCAAGGTGCGCGGCGGGATCCTCACCAACAACACAAGGAGGAACGCCGTGGGGCGAATCATCGTGGAAGTGATGCCAAAGCCTGAGATCCTGGATCCGCAGGGTAAGGCTGTCGGTTCGGCGCTACCCAGGCTCGGAATCACGAGCTTTACCGCCGTGCGCCAGGGTAAGTGCTTCCACCTGAGCGTGGACGGTCCCGTCACCGACGAGCTCCTGAAGCAGGCCCGCAAGG is a window from the Schaalia odontolytica genome containing:
- a CDS encoding phosphoribosylaminoimidazolesuccinocarboxamide synthase, with product MTATLHGWTPLSAGKVRDIYAPDEAVVGPATQTATPAGRPRHAKAGPEALLMVTSDRISAYDYVLPTLIPGKGAVLNQLAIWWMGQLRHVVENHLLAVGAKAPAEASRALEGAQPTRFEVPAQVDGRAVVCRSLHMIPIECVVRGYLSGSGLAEYRQSGSVCGINLPDGLTEASRLEEPIFTPAAKAEVGEHDENITFEQTVERVGEELAVAIRDLSIALYRAARDIAAQRGIIIADTKFEFGIDVTTGALVLADEILTPDSSRFWSAEQWVEGQVTPSFDKQYVRDWLVSDEAGWDRASGDNPPALPDSVAAATAARYVEAYRRLTGSDPIL
- the purD gene encoding phosphoribosylamine--glycine ligase: MKVLLVGNGGREHAIARALVRTSTPEHPVELVVQAGNPALEQLGRSLTMDPLDPKDVVRRATSENVDLVVVGPEAPLVAGVADAVLDYGIPVFGPTKDAARLEASKSFAKQVMADAGVATARSFTCTTMDEVEAAFDDLGAPYVVKDDALAAGKGVVVTTDRAHASRHARACLSRDGGAVVIEDFLDGPEVSLFCFADGATVVPLQPAQDFKRVGDGNEGPNTGGMGAYSPLPWLPEEATRRIVDEVAQPVITEMARRGTPFRGLLYCGLAMTSKGIRVVEFNVRFGDPETQAVLERLDSALAPILYAAATGTLAKVPAPVWSEDAAVTVVMASGGYPGPADTGHEITGIDAAEELEGVHVIHAGTSEEITDDPADVAAGCCGFEPTYALVNSGGRVLDVVGRAATLDEARALAYRAVDLIHFDGEHHRSDIATWPADLAVTLD
- a CDS encoding phosphoribosylformylglycinamidine synthase subunit PurS is translated as MGRIIVEVMPKPEILDPQGKAVGSALPRLGITSFTAVRQGKCFHLSVDGPVTDELLKQARKAAEEVLSNPIIEDVVRVEAIDEADARYAGGVQ